The DNA segment GAACGAATTGGCAGACGCCCGTTAAAGGAGACCCTCGAGGCAATGGCGTCGACAGGTTTTTCATGACGCCACAGTTAATCCGATTTAGCCGTGGTTATTTCCcatccttctgccaccccctgcgatttcacgctggCAGCTTCGAAGGGAACGGTCAAGGGGAGaatcggtcgacaccattggccGGAGTGACTCCTCATAGGGGCATatgtcgctttgttcttgagttgcatccgagtaTAGTTCAAGGGTAACGTTACCTGCCGCCATGGCAcgaggtattttcgtttgctcaaggtgggatcaaagccCCATTTTTCCTAGCATTTCACCCTTATTAAGCCTAGCAAcaggccagggaaagcttgtaccctttgtatcaccgcTTCATACCCAGCGACACTGGAGATCGAACctcacacctcccgcatgcgaggcggatgctcagcctcGTGACTGTACGCTTGTAGCAACGGTTTTCGCCTCGACTAGCTCCACCACAGATCCTTCCTTAGGCTTTATCGTGGAGCACATGTTTCCTAATCTAGTACAACTGGTAGCGTTGTTTGATGAAACTGTGGACAAATTTTTAGGCTTGAAAAATTTCTCTTAGCTCACGAGACGGTGCCTGGCAGAGCGCGGGGTACTTCGCCACTACTGCAGCGGATGCGTTGCTTTTATCGTCGTAGAGCTTTAACCCTAGACAGCCGTCAGAAATGCACAAGGTAATGAACAAAGTTCATCAGAAGAACTCAATATGGCGGTGCTCTAGCACTGTCTTGTACAGTTGAAGCCTGGACCACGGAAGGTTCCCGCTGGAACACCGGAACTAAACAGACGCTACTCACCCATTCCTACCGAACGAAATTTTTGAACTCCATTCGAGCGTTATCCACAGGAATAACAACTACACGTTTAATGTAGTGGCATTTCGAAAACGTTTCCGGTTATTCGCAGctctcaatatatatatatatatatatatatatatatatatatatatatatatatatatatatatatatatatatatatatatatatatatatatatatatatatatatatatatacatgacccgccgcggtggctcagtggttagggcgctcgactactgatccggagttcccgggttcgaacccgaccgcggcggctgcgtttttatggaggaaaaacgctaaggcgcccgtgtgctgtgcgatgtcagtgcacgttaaagatccccaagtggtcgaaattatgccggagccctccactacggcacctatttctctttatctttcactccctccttcatcccttcccttacggcgcggttcaggtgtccaacgatatatgagacagatactgcgccatttcctttccccccccccaaaaaaaacaattattattattattattaaacaaataTATATGTAATCAACTTACCATTCTACCGGCTTACTGCGCTCTCCACGCAATTTACATCAACAAGCGCCTTCTTCCGTTGCAATGTCCTAAGACAAAGCATTGTTCTCCTCAACGCAGTTTCGATTCCCAAGTTCGCGCCGTGTCTTGATTTCCGCAGCACACACCAGGTGTCGCCAGCTGTTCCGTGTTCGTTTTCGAGACAGATTGACGAAAAGAATTCTGCTTAGGGAGTAGCTGTGGCCAGCGAGGCAGGTGAAAACGACCTACAGAAGAACGTCGCGTTTCTCATCAGGTAAACCGGGTAGATATAACTTCTTGGAAATATTGACAACGCAGTGCAGACCGGCTGGGATTCCGTCTGACCGTCCGCTGCCGCGCGCAAAGCTGCGCAGTCtagtgttttctctttttacaccATACCCTGTTGTGATAAGGACGGCGTAAACGTGATAACAGTCGCACACGCAGACTGCATCCTTAGCCGATTGTGGGCGAGACGCTGCATGTTAGGACGCTTGAGTGCGTGCCTCCAACGATGGCGCCCGCGAGCCTGCAGACAGTGTTCGGTATCGACAGCGGCTTCGATTGGAGGCCGACGTGTTTTGTGAACCCGTTCCCACCAACTAGAGTGTGCAGTGTCTGCGGTCTCGTTCCttcatcggcagccatgttacCCTGTCTTCACCTGCTCTGCCAGTCCTGCTCCGAGGGAGACGGTGCCAAACGCAACCACTGCCCCTTTCACAAGGAGCCCTTCCAGGAAGAAGACGTGGTGTGGTCAACCTTCAGCAGGGACAGTATCCTCGGCCGCAAGGTACGCTGCTGGAACGCTGAGCACGGCTGCGACGCGGAGGACGTCGCATCCGCCATGTTGGAGCACTTCGCCAACGCCTGCCAGTTCCACGTCGTGAGATGCCCCGAATGCAGCGAGAGTGTCCGACACCGAGACATTTCGGAACATCTGGCGTGTGACTGTGAACCACAGCGCGCACACTACCAAGCATCAGACGACAACTTTTCGAACGCCTTTATGGAAGTCAAGGGAACGCTGGCAAAAATATTGGAAGAAAATTCTGCCCTGCACACGAAGATGGATTCGTTCGAGGACCGTCTGCGCACTGATACCAGTGGCGCCTTTGCAGCGCAGTCCACCAGTATTGCCGACGCAGTGACAGCCACCCTGGAACGCAAGTCTTCGGAGCTGACGACCGGAGCGGAGGCAGCGTTGGCTGAAGACCAACGCGAAGTCACAGCAGAGGTCAGGGACGCACTGGCTTACGTCCAGCGGACCATGAAAGAGAACAGCAAAGCGTGTGAGTGGAACGTGTCGTGTTTGGAGGACAGGGTCGTAAAAGCCGTTTGTGAACAACGCAAGCCGGCAGATGCCGGATCTTCACTTTCGGAGATGACAGCAGCTAAAAAAGAGGCGGCTTCAGTAGAGGACGAGGCGAAAGCTCTGGAACTGCTGGCCGTAGCGTCTCTCAGCATCAGAAGCGACGTCCTCAGCAAGTCCGTTCCATACGAATGGACCATAGATGACTGGAATGGATTCTGCAGGAAATCGTCTGATCGTTTGCATTATTTCACAGGCAACGATGGCCGGCCTAGTTACCACTATGGATACCTGTTAGTTTCGAGGCTATGCTTTAGCCGTGTCTATGTTTGGTTTCGTGTGTATATAATTGAAGGCTTGTTTGACAAGTTCCTGAAGTGGCCCATAGAGAAGAAGGTGAAGCTACTTTTAATCAATCCTTGCGACTGCACAAGACAACTGGCATTAAGCAGCTCACTTTCTCCACTCCCAAAACATCCCCTTCCTGGTTTTAGTAAAGAAGTTGAGTTTGTAGGGAGTTCTCACACTAACATTACGGTTGACGCATTCAACAAACGTGGCTTGATCGGAAACAACAAACTCCAGCTCCGGCTCGAATTTGAATCATaagctactgatcaggagttcccgggttcgagcccgaccgcagcggctgcgtttttgtggaggcaaaacgctgaggcgcccgtgtgctgtgcgatgtcagtgcacgttaaagatccccaggtggtcaaaattattccggagccctccactacggcaccttcctcttcctttcttctttcactccctcctttattccttcccttacggcgcggttcaggtgtcgaacgatataagagacagatactgagccatttcttttcccccaaaaccaattattattattattattattactttcctttttattttggtGCGAACTTATAGCACATTTCGTTTACTGGTCCACCGCCACGTTACATTTACCTAAGAGCATTTATTCGTTCATCTGCATTGCGACGGAATTATGGGCACCCTGGCTGTTGGTGTAACATATTGAGCACTTGCTCTGATGTTCTTCCTGGTTGTTTACTTTCCCATCTGTTCTTAATAATTAAACATCAGACAATTTGTTTTGGTTGCAGTTTATTTGGTTTCGTGGGCGTTGCAGTTTTTGCGAAACAGCCAACGGCATCCATTATTTTTGATGAAGTCAAGCCTATAATATTTGGCTGGgatcatatttttttttcgaaggatAAGCGTGAAAGTTTCTTTGCCCGTTCCTCGCGGTGGGCCGACTCCCAATATTTCTAGTCGACAAGATTCCAACACTGATGGGAGTCTCCGTAAAGAGCGCTGGTTAAAGGTGTTCCTAGTGCGAACAATTGCGAGTATCTTACACGGCATGTGTCGTTGATGTTCAGGGTGCGTGTACTGGGTGGGAATTGACTGATACAATCCCATATTCATGTCGTTCGCTTCCATGTAACTGTTATTTGTAGCCAGAAAACGTGCAATCTCAATCATTTGTGTAGGCACATTGCGGGGCCGTATAGTAATTTCATGCGCTCCCAACGTTAGAATCGTCTAGCGTAGTTCGGCTGCCTTGCTCTCTTGCGTACAAGCTATGAGGGAAAGCCCCTATTCTTGCATGAAGGGGTTGTTGCTTGGAGCAATTACAGAAACTGGTGCATATTCAATGTTGTTGTGTTTTGCAGCAAAACAGGCTTTGCTGCGAACAACGTTTCATCACAGTGAATGAGCTAGGCTATTTCTAGTGGGCTGTCTTCACCAAAGCTTGTCTGAAATAAATCCCTGCGAAAATCTCGGCGTGTGCAGTGTGGTGGTTAATTAGAAAAACGTGCAACACGTATTAGAGAGAGAATCGAGACGAAGGACGCATTTGGCCCCTTCCGGCAGTTTACTGGCAGCATCGAGACACGTATACTGATAGCCACAAGGTCAAGAGCACCTGCAAGATCCGACAGATTAATCGAATAGGGGGACCGAGCGCCAATTTTGGGCGCattaaaatgttttcatcatcatcacgccCCAGCAGCCTCTTGAAGAACTGCTCTTTTTCTCTCGCCCTCTTTGGAAGCGAAAAGATCCGAGGATGTGCGCATCCACGGCCAGACATTGCCGTAGGCGTAGAAGGTGTGTGACGACGTCAACTCGGGATCGTGGCTATAGCAGACGCAAGGCACCATTGGCTTTctcagcaccaaacaagctgtACATTACTTTGCCGTCGTATACATTGCGAAAATGCGGGCGGTTGCAATACAAGGCGCGACGTCGCTCATGTGTGTCACGATAGAGGAGTGGTTCGTGCTATCACCCTCACTTAGGCCATATATTCTGTGCAGGACAAAGGACGGTGCTTAAACGACCGTCTAAGGGCGCCGACCAGAAAGTAGAGGAAAGTTCTCTTATAGTGATGCTTTAATGGAGTTAGGATGGTGACAATGCACGTAAGATCAGCGTATAATAGGTCTAATAGTGATGCCGTAACGGAGTTAAGATGGTGACAATGGACATAAGCTTAGCGTACCAAGGCTATTGCTTGTCGTCTTTGTCTGGAAGCCATCAGTTGTGGCGGCCTGGTGATGGGGATCGCGTTGGTCGAAATGGATGCCGGAGGGTAGCTGTTGCTAGAGCTGGTGGTTAAAGACCAAGCGAACACATCTTCATTGACGATAAAGATTTTTGGGTGCCTTAAGTGGGACGCCTAGTCCAGCAGTCCCGCGGTGCCTGCTGTGACGTGGGGTGTTTCGACTAGTCCCTATTTTGGGCCAGGGTCCTCGCTGAGCAGATAGGCCTGACAATGCTCCTCTGAGGGCTTTGGAATGCTCACAAAATGTGAAATTATGTGAATTTTGCCTCACAACGTTGAAATTCTTGGCTCTATTTAAGGCACAGGGTTCTACTGGTGTGGCCCGGCTGTTGTGGAAAAGTGAGTTCGTAATCTGCGGAGAATACATTCCTCCTCCTGGACGAGCGCTACATGAGGTACTGGGTGTACCTGTCTAGACTTCCTGTGGGAATGAAGGGATTCAGCGTGAGAGGTTGTTGGCAGCGTTGTATACCTGTCCTCCACCTTATTTAGGGGTACGTGTTACTCGGTGCAAGCGAGCACGCGCATGCACAGGGGCGGCACTGTTCCCCCGTGCGTTGGTCCTATGCCACCCGGGAGCCCGAGTACTGAGGCTTGTCATCAAGATATTttcgtaatttttaaaaatttcaaaataaaTTGTAAATGATCGCTCCGCATTTGAGGTCGTGCATGCGGCATAaacactcggtggcctgtactgtaCATAATGCAAACGTATTATACCCAACCTCAAGCACCCTTTTCGCGGACCCTGAAAACGGAGCGGTCGATTGCAAATATGACTGTGACCTACGTTATTCAACATTGAATATATTTTTGCTACGCTGCGGCGGACCGCAAGCGTTTCCAATTTCATCGTATTCTTTAAAGCACGGTGATGTTAATGTTAACATGATATATTAAGAGTTTCTTACGAATCGCGCTGCATGATTTCGAGTGGCTTCCAACATGTTAGTGAGGGTTACTGAGTCGGAGTACTACGCCGCAGCTGCATGCCCTCAACGCGTAGTACCTCTCTGACCATTCGAGGTCCAGCTTTCTCGaggaaaaaatttgaaaatatcAAAGGCAATagttcattcttctgatatgtagtaaAATATTTCCTTTACAGTGCGTCAATCGATCGCATCGAAAAGGTAAGACTGCAATAGAAAACAATGGGGAATGCTCTTGAAcacaaaaacgtgaatagaaaagaaAGAGACTGTC comes from the Amblyomma americanum isolate KBUSLIRL-KWMA chromosome 1, ASM5285725v1, whole genome shotgun sequence genome and includes:
- the LOC144115354 gene encoding uncharacterized protein LOC144115354, producing the protein MAPASLQTVFGIDSGFDWRPTCFVNPFPPTRVCSVCGLVPSSAAMLPCLHLLCQSCSEGDGAKRNHCPFHKEPFQEEDVVWSTFSRDSILGRKVRCWNAEHGCDAEDVASAMLEHFANACQFHVVRCPECSESVRHRDISEHLACDCEPQRAHYQASDDNFSNAFMEVKGTLAKILEENSALHTKMDSFEDRLRTDTSGAFAAQSTSIADAVTATLERKSSELTTGAEAALAEDQREVTAEVRDALAYVQRTMKENSKACEWNVSCLEDRVVKAVCEQRKPADAGSSLSEMTAAKKEAASVEDEAKALELLAVASLSIRSDVLSKSVPYEWTIDDWNGFCRKSSDRLHYFTGNDGRPSYHYGYLLVSRLCFSRVYVWFRVYIIEGLFDKFLKWPIEKKVKLLLINPCDCTRQLALSSSLSPLPKHPLPGFSKEVEFVGSSHTNITVDAFNKRGLIGNNKLQLRLEFES